A stretch of Ligilactobacillus faecis DNA encodes these proteins:
- a CDS encoding YjzD family protein: protein MAKQLTILFWGFIYGEVIGYILSALSGSTFEPLSSGLIAMVAGWIAVNCLTPFIKSPTKTSDSK from the coding sequence ATGGCAAAACAACTTACGATCCTCTTTTGGGGGTTTATTTATGGTGAAGTTATCGGTTATATCCTTTCAGCACTTTCAGGAAGTACATTTGAACCACTCTCAAGTGGCTTGATCGCCATGGTTGCTGGTTGGATCGCAGTCAACTGTTTGACTCCTTTCATCAAAAGCCCTACAAAGACTAGTGATAGCAAATAA